From one Stieleria sp. JC731 genomic stretch:
- a CDS encoding aKG-HExxH-type peptide beta-hydroxylase — MTQATLAQQTPSWVWESNAVLDFKFEKTVATLSAVRKALLQRTSRSKAESDFCEQVDWALSLPEQCLGRVLRDPQAYFFARTTYDLFLGVYLGRDLPSGTHATVQEQFPDLVATSAEVFDRHLNQFGLFAVSLALASKRSVQIEPLVLALPAILPGTAWSFAGTGMLAIHGVTNGVELDMAIDGEQRSIGMPLETIQVDGLLIRVAPCLEQIRLQPSAFNVPGLVDIRSVVPAELDGQDDYVELLSETIGLIRRHDPQTADQIEYAMQVIAFKPPGYGGVFNTSCSRLPGAAIFTGARSSLVLADDLIHEFYHNRLFAIEEQGNFFAASNTTSHQVPDTVYSPWRDDPRPIYGLFHAAYVFERVLQFWLSAIESGQLAASELPYANYRATKLLYQLQISLSQLVAWGDFTERGQVICDAIMDSLGRHASRCETLGLDGQVEAITLSNKGNLRRVVDGDGNPMTVEEEIQRHIAIYDVHGRTAQSRKESLVV; from the coding sequence ATGACTCAAGCGACTTTGGCACAACAGACTCCCTCTTGGGTTTGGGAATCCAACGCGGTTTTGGATTTCAAATTCGAAAAGACCGTTGCCACACTTTCGGCGGTTCGCAAAGCATTGCTACAGCGGACTTCACGATCAAAAGCCGAATCCGATTTTTGTGAACAGGTCGACTGGGCGTTGTCGCTTCCGGAACAGTGCCTCGGCCGAGTCTTACGTGATCCACAAGCCTACTTCTTCGCGCGAACAACCTACGATCTATTCCTAGGCGTCTACCTTGGTCGTGATTTGCCCAGCGGAACGCATGCGACCGTGCAGGAACAGTTCCCGGACTTGGTGGCGACTTCAGCCGAAGTCTTTGATCGTCACCTAAATCAGTTCGGATTGTTTGCGGTCTCGTTGGCACTGGCGTCAAAGCGAAGCGTTCAAATCGAACCCTTGGTCTTGGCCCTTCCGGCAATACTACCAGGAACTGCATGGTCGTTTGCGGGAACCGGGATGCTTGCCATTCATGGTGTTACCAACGGCGTCGAGTTGGACATGGCGATTGACGGCGAGCAACGATCGATAGGAATGCCGCTGGAGACCATTCAGGTCGATGGATTGTTGATTCGTGTTGCACCTTGCCTCGAACAAATCCGTTTGCAGCCATCGGCGTTCAATGTACCTGGGCTGGTCGATATTCGCTCCGTCGTTCCGGCCGAGCTTGACGGCCAGGATGACTATGTCGAGTTGTTGTCGGAAACCATCGGTTTGATTCGTCGACATGATCCTCAAACGGCAGATCAAATCGAATACGCCATGCAGGTGATCGCGTTTAAGCCACCGGGGTATGGTGGAGTGTTCAACACGAGTTGTTCGCGGCTTCCCGGGGCGGCGATTTTCACCGGGGCTCGAAGCTCGCTCGTGTTGGCCGACGACCTCATTCACGAGTTCTATCACAACCGACTGTTTGCGATCGAGGAACAAGGCAACTTCTTTGCCGCATCGAATACCACTTCGCATCAAGTTCCCGACACGGTGTATTCGCCTTGGCGAGACGATCCACGTCCCATCTATGGGCTGTTTCATGCGGCCTATGTTTTCGAACGAGTCTTGCAATTCTGGTTGTCGGCAATTGAAAGTGGCCAACTAGCCGCTAGCGAATTGCCTTATGCCAACTATCGGGCGACCAAGTTGCTCTATCAATTGCAGATTAGTCTATCTCAGTTAGTTGCGTGGGGAGACTTTACCGAACGTGGCCAAGTGATCTGTGACGCGATCATGGATTCACTAGGCCGACATGCAAGTCGCTGCGAAACACTTGGCTTGGATGGGCAAGTCGAAGCGATCACGCTATCCAACAAAGGCAACTTGCGGCGAGTTGTTGACGGCGATGGAAATCCAATGACCGTTGAAGAAGAAATTCAACGTCACATTGCGATCTATGATGTCCATGGGCGCACAGCACAAAGCCGCAAAGAGTCGCTGGTCGTCTAA
- a CDS encoding cis-3-hydroxy-L-proline dehydratase, with translation MKITGLKLYQVDLPLYEGNYSWSEGKSVDVFDSTVVEVETDAGIKGYGEVCPLGPVYLPAYAAGARAGIQNLAPAIIGSDPRQLTSLNRLMDYTMKGHPYVKSAIDMACWDILGKASGLPVCYLLGGRYGDDVTLYRAISQRPAKEMAGNVQSYRDEGYRRFQLKVGGDPNEDIARIHAVAEVLQPGDKLVADANTGWLMHEAMRVADAVRDVDVYIEQPCASYEQCLSIRRHTNLPFVLDEVIDSVDAILKGAADQAMDVVNIKISKFGGLTKARQARDLCVELGIAMTIEDSWGGDIITAAISHLAHSTPSDFLFTSTDFNSYVTKSIASGAPQRVDGRMSASTAPGLGIEPKFDALGEPVWQL, from the coding sequence ATGAAGATTACCGGATTGAAGCTCTATCAAGTTGACTTGCCCCTATACGAAGGGAACTACAGTTGGTCGGAGGGCAAAAGTGTGGACGTTTTCGATTCGACCGTTGTCGAAGTCGAAACCGATGCCGGAATTAAAGGCTATGGCGAAGTCTGTCCGCTCGGCCCGGTTTACTTGCCCGCGTACGCAGCCGGCGCGCGGGCCGGCATTCAGAATCTTGCTCCCGCAATCATCGGCAGTGACCCACGACAACTGACTTCGCTCAACCGCTTGATGGACTACACGATGAAAGGTCATCCGTACGTCAAGTCAGCGATCGACATGGCGTGCTGGGATATACTCGGTAAGGCTTCTGGTTTGCCGGTGTGTTATTTGTTGGGCGGTCGGTATGGTGACGACGTCACGCTATACCGCGCTATCTCGCAGCGGCCGGCCAAAGAGATGGCTGGCAACGTGCAATCGTATCGAGACGAAGGGTATCGGCGTTTCCAGCTCAAAGTTGGTGGTGATCCTAACGAGGATATCGCGCGGATCCACGCCGTTGCCGAGGTGCTTCAGCCCGGTGATAAGCTTGTCGCCGATGCGAACACCGGTTGGTTGATGCACGAAGCCATGCGAGTTGCCGACGCGGTTCGCGATGTTGACGTTTACATCGAACAACCCTGTGCGTCCTATGAGCAATGCCTCAGCATCCGCCGGCATACCAATTTGCCATTCGTTTTGGACGAAGTGATCGATTCGGTCGACGCGATATTGAAAGGTGCCGCCGATCAAGCGATGGATGTCGTGAATATCAAAATCAGCAAGTTCGGTGGCTTGACCAAAGCTCGTCAGGCTCGTGACCTGTGCGTCGAATTGGGGATCGCGATGACGATCGAAGATAGCTGGGGAGGCGACATTATTACCGCAGCGATATCGCATCTGGCTCATAGCACGCCGAGCGATTTCTTGTTTACGTCGACTGATTTCAATAGCTATGTGACAAAATCAATTGCAAGCGGTGCGCCGCAGCGAGTCGACGGACGAATGTCGGCATCAACGGCACCAGGGCTCGGGATCGAACCCAAGTTTGACGCCCTAGGCGAACCCGTTTGGCAGCTCTAA